The nucleotide window CAGAGCGGAAAGTTATAGTCGATCGACAGCGGCGCGTGGTCGCTGAACTTCTCGTCCTTGTAGATCGAGCAAAGCTGCGCGGTATCGGCGATCTTCGGCGTGGCGAGGTGGTAGTCGATGCGCCAGCCCACGTTCTTGGCGTAGGCCTGGCCGCGGTTGCTCCACCAGGTGTACTGGTCCGGCCGCGGGTCCAGCTTGCGGAATACGTCGACATAGCCGTGCACGTCGAACAGCTGCCCGATCCAGGCGCGCTCTTCCGGCAGGAAACCTGAGTTCTTCAGGTTGCCCTTCCAGTTCTTGATGTCGATTTCCTTGTGCGCGATGTTGACGTCGCCGCACAGCACGATCTCGCGCCCGCTCGCCTTCAGTTGCAGCAGGTGCGGCAGGAACGCTTCCATGAAGCGGAACTTGGCCAGCTGGCGTTCCTCGCCGCTGGAGCCGGAGGGGACATACACCGAAATCACCGCCAGGTGCGGGTACTGCACTTCGACATAGCGGCCCTCGCTGTCGAACTCGGCATTGCCGAAGCCGGTGACGACCCGCTCGGGCTTGTGGCGCGTATAGAGCCCCACGCCGCTATAGCCCTTTTTCTCGGCGTAATGGAAAAAGCCGTGGTAGCCGTGTGGCGCCAGAAACGCTTCCGTCATGTCGGCGGCCTGCGCCTTCAGTTCCTGCACGCAGACCATGTCTGCGTCCTGCTTGCCCATCCAGTCGAAAAAGCCCTTCTTCGACGCGGAGCGGATGCCGTTGAGGTTGGCGCTGATAATCCGTAACATTCGGGGAAATTTTGAATTCAGAGAGAAATGATGACGCAGCAGAACTCGCCCGCCGCCAGCGCGGGTAATGCGGGTACCGACCTCAGCCAGACCTTTATCCGCTTTGCGCTCGACGCGGGCGTGCTGTCGTTCGGCGAGTTCGTCACCAAGGCCGGCCGCAAGTCGCCTTACTTTTTCAATGCCGGCCTGTTCAACCAGGGCGG belongs to Cupriavidus taiwanensis and includes:
- a CDS encoding exodeoxyribonuclease III, which encodes MLRIISANLNGIRSASKKGFFDWMGKQDADMVCVQELKAQAADMTEAFLAPHGYHGFFHYAEKKGYSGVGLYTRHKPERVVTGFGNAEFDSEGRYVEVQYPHLAVISVYVPSGSSGEERQLAKFRFMEAFLPHLLQLKASGREIVLCGDVNIAHKEIDIKNWKGNLKNSGFLPEERAWIGQLFDVHGYVDVFRKLDPRPDQYTWWSNRGQAYAKNVGWRIDYHLATPKIADTAQLCSIYKDEKFSDHAPLSIDYNFPL